The Brenneria rubrifaciens genome has a window encoding:
- a CDS encoding iron-containing alcohol dehydrogenase, translated as MSSINFSIPRDITYGEDALARLATLRGRKAAIVTGGNSMKRHGFLERTRQLLEQAGMACLIIDNVEPNPSVSTVQRGAKAMLAFEPDWIVALGGGSAIDAAKVMWCFYEHPHLTLEDILPVGAMPPLRNKARFVAIPSTSGSASEITAFSVITDTESHIKYPIVASDMVPDVAILDPAIPATCPPHVTAYSGMDVLTHALEAYVSTSATSFTDPYALEAIQLVFENLETAYLSPDNIQARYHMHNASALAGIAFTNASLGIIHSLAHKLGGEFGVTHGLANAILLPYVIQYNRHWTNKYQQIEKRFGFINLADAIRDLNHRLNIPDTLRECDEVDFCEEKFMQVLDRMSSNALADPCTLTNPGNPKTEDMKELYTVAYYGN; from the coding sequence ATGAGCTCGATTAACTTTTCTATCCCGCGTGATATCACCTATGGTGAAGATGCGCTGGCGCGGCTCGCTACCCTGCGCGGACGCAAGGCGGCGATCGTGACCGGCGGCAACTCGATGAAACGGCACGGTTTTCTTGAGCGCACCCGGCAACTGCTTGAACAAGCAGGAATGGCATGCCTGATTATCGACAACGTTGAACCTAACCCTTCGGTCAGCACGGTACAGCGTGGCGCGAAAGCCATGCTGGCGTTTGAACCGGACTGGATTGTGGCGCTCGGCGGCGGCTCCGCCATTGATGCGGCAAAGGTCATGTGGTGTTTCTATGAGCATCCGCACCTGACGCTTGAAGATATTTTGCCTGTCGGCGCCATGCCTCCGCTGCGCAATAAAGCCCGGTTTGTCGCCATTCCCTCGACCAGCGGCTCCGCGTCGGAAATTACCGCTTTCTCCGTGATTACCGACACGGAAAGCCACATTAAATATCCTATTGTGGCGTCCGATATGGTGCCGGATGTTGCGATCCTCGATCCGGCGATCCCGGCGACCTGCCCGCCGCACGTCACCGCCTATTCGGGGATGGATGTGCTGACCCATGCGCTGGAGGCTTATGTTTCCACATCCGCCACATCGTTCACCGACCCCTATGCGCTGGAAGCGATCCAACTGGTGTTTGAGAATCTGGAAACCGCATATCTGTCGCCGGATAACATACAGGCGCGCTACCATATGCATAATGCTTCGGCGCTGGCGGGCATCGCCTTTACCAATGCGTCGCTGGGGATTATTCATTCGCTGGCGCATAAGTTGGGCGGTGAATTCGGCGTCACGCACGGGCTGGCCAACGCCATTCTGCTGCCCTACGTGATCCAATATAACCGTCACTGGACCAACAAATATCAGCAGATTGAAAAACGCTTTGGCTTCATCAATCTGGCCGACGCCATTCGGGATCTGAACCACCGGCTGAATATTCCCGATACGTTGCGCGAGTGTGATGAAGTGGATTTCTGTGAAGAGAAGTTCATGCAGGTGCTTGATCGCATGAGCAGCAATGCGCTGGCCGATCCTTGCACGCTGACCAACCCCGGCAATCCGAAAACGGAAGATATGAAAGAGTTGTACACCGTCGCCTATTACGGAAATTAA
- the glyS gene encoding glycine--tRNA ligase subunit beta, which yields MTDKTFLVEIGTEELPPKALRNLAESFAAHFTAELDAAGLTHGEVRWFAAPRRLALKVEALSASQPDREIEKRGPALAQAFGADGNPTKAAEGWARGCGITVDQAERLTTDKGEWLLYRAQVKGEQAQTLLAGMVSTALSKLPIPKLMRWGDNETQFVRPVHTVTLLLGDELIPGAVLGIDSARTVRGHRFMGEAAFTLDNADQYPRILLARGKVMADYDQRKAKIKADAEAAARRIGGRADLSDSLLEEVTSLVEWPVVLTAKFEEKFLAVPSEALVYTMKGDQKYFPVYDDNGKLLPNFIFVANIESRDPQQIIAGNEKVVRPRLADAEFFFNTDRKKRLEDHLPRLDTVLFQQQLGTLRDKTDRIQALAGWVAGQIGADVNHATRAGLLSKCDLMTNMVFEFTDTQGVMGMHYARHDGEAEDVAVALNEQYQPRFAGDALPSSPVACALAIADKMDTLAGIFGIGQHPKGDKDPFALRRAALGVLRIIVEKRLPLDLRTLTEEAVRLYGEKLTNARVVDEVIEFMLGRFRAWYQEEGHSVDTIQAVLARRPTRPADFDARVRAVSHFRTLDAAAALAAANKRVSNILAKSSDTLKANVDASVLKDAAEITLATQVVVLTDKLEPLFAAGRYQEALAELASLREPVDAFFERVMVMAEDEQLRINRLTLLSKLRELFLQVADISILQ from the coding sequence ATGACTGACAAGACTTTTCTGGTGGAAATCGGCACGGAAGAGCTGCCGCCGAAGGCGCTGCGTAATCTGGCGGAATCTTTTGCCGCCCACTTTACCGCCGAACTGGATGCCGCCGGTCTGACGCACGGTGAGGTGCGCTGGTTTGCCGCGCCGCGCCGCCTGGCGCTGAAAGTGGAGGCGTTGAGCGCTTCGCAGCCGGATCGTGAAATAGAAAAACGCGGCCCGGCGCTGGCGCAGGCATTTGGGGCGGATGGCAACCCGACGAAAGCGGCCGAAGGCTGGGCGCGCGGCTGTGGCATCACGGTTGATCAGGCGGAACGGCTGACGACTGACAAAGGCGAGTGGTTGTTGTACCGTGCGCAGGTCAAAGGCGAGCAGGCTCAGACGCTGCTGGCGGGTATGGTGAGCACGGCGCTGAGTAAGCTGCCCATTCCGAAACTGATGCGCTGGGGCGACAACGAAACCCAGTTTGTGCGTCCGGTTCATACCGTGACCCTGCTGCTGGGCGATGAACTGATCCCCGGCGCCGTGCTGGGCATTGATTCCGCCCGTACGGTCCGCGGGCACCGTTTTATGGGCGAAGCGGCGTTCACGCTCGACAATGCCGATCAATATCCGCGGATTCTGCTGGCGCGCGGCAAGGTGATGGCGGATTACGATCAACGTAAAGCCAAAATCAAAGCTGACGCCGAAGCCGCCGCCCGTCGGATTGGCGGCCGCGCCGATCTGAGCGACAGCCTGCTGGAAGAGGTCACCTCGCTGGTGGAGTGGCCGGTGGTGCTGACCGCGAAGTTTGAAGAAAAATTCCTCGCGGTGCCGTCCGAAGCGCTGGTCTATACCATGAAAGGCGACCAGAAATACTTCCCGGTCTACGACGACAACGGCAAGCTGTTGCCAAACTTCATTTTTGTCGCCAACATCGAATCCCGCGATCCGCAGCAGATTATCGCCGGTAATGAAAAAGTGGTGCGTCCGCGTCTGGCGGATGCCGAATTCTTTTTCAACACCGACCGTAAAAAACGGCTGGAGGATCATCTGCCGCGTCTGGACACCGTTCTGTTCCAGCAACAACTGGGCACGCTGCGTGATAAAACCGATCGTATCCAGGCGCTGGCGGGCTGGGTTGCCGGTCAGATTGGCGCGGATGTGAATCACGCCACCCGCGCGGGCCTGCTCTCCAAGTGCGATCTGATGACCAACATGGTGTTTGAATTCACTGACACCCAGGGCGTGATGGGGATGCACTATGCGCGTCACGATGGCGAGGCGGAGGATGTCGCCGTTGCGTTGAACGAGCAGTATCAGCCCCGTTTCGCCGGCGACGCCCTGCCGTCCTCCCCGGTCGCCTGCGCGCTGGCGATCGCCGACAAAATGGACACGCTGGCCGGGATTTTTGGCATTGGACAGCATCCTAAAGGGGATAAAGATCCGTTTGCCCTGCGCCGCGCCGCGCTGGGCGTGCTGCGTATCATCGTCGAAAAACGTTTGCCGCTTGATTTGCGGACCCTGACGGAAGAAGCCGTGCGTCTGTATGGCGAGAAGCTGACCAACGCCAGGGTGGTGGATGAAGTGATTGAGTTTATGCTCGGCCGTTTCCGCGCCTGGTATCAGGAAGAAGGCCACAGCGTGGATACCATTCAGGCTGTGCTGGCGCGTCGTCCGACCCGTCCGGCCGATTTTGATGCCAGGGTGAGAGCGGTCAGCCACTTCCGTACCCTGGATGCGGCGGCAGCGCTGGCCGCCGCCAACAAACGCGTTTCCAATATTCTGGCGAAATCCAGCGATACGCTGAAAGCAAATGTTGATGCGTCGGTATTGAAGGACGCGGCGGAAATTACGCTGGCGACGCAGGTTGTGGTGCTGACTGACAAGCTGGAACCGCTGTTTGCCGCTGGCCGTTATCAGGAAGCGCTGGCGGAGCTGGCTTCCCTGCGCGAACCGGTCGATGCGTTCTTCGAACGGGTGATGGTGATGGCGGAGGATGAACAATTGCGGATTAACCGTCTGACGTTGCTTAGCAAATTGCGTGAGTTGTTCCTGCAAGTCGCGGATATCTCGATATTACAATAA
- the glyQ gene encoding glycine--tRNA ligase subunit alpha, with protein sequence MQKFDTKTFQGLILTLQDYWARQGCTIVQPLDMEVGAGTSHPMTCLRALGPEPMATAYVQPSRRPTDGRYGENPNRLQHYYQFQVVIKPSPDNIQELYLGSLKALGMDPTIHDIRFVEDNWENPTLGAWGLGWEVWLNGMEVTQFTYFQQVGGLECKPVTGEITYGLERLAMYIQGVDSVYDLVWSDGPLGKTTYGDVFHQNEVEQSTYNFEHADVDFLFSCFEQYEKEARYLLALEKPLPLPAYERILKAAHSFNLLDARKAISVTERQRYILRIRTLTKAVAEAYYASREALGFPLCNKNVCNKNES encoded by the coding sequence ATGCAAAAGTTTGATACCAAGACCTTCCAGGGCCTGATCCTGACATTACAGGATTATTGGGCGCGTCAGGGCTGTACCATCGTCCAACCGTTGGACATGGAAGTCGGCGCCGGCACCTCACATCCGATGACCTGTCTGCGAGCGCTCGGACCCGAACCAATGGCTACCGCTTACGTGCAGCCCTCCCGCCGTCCCACCGACGGACGCTACGGCGAAAACCCGAACCGTCTGCAACACTACTACCAGTTTCAGGTGGTGATTAAGCCTTCCCCCGATAACATTCAGGAACTTTATCTCGGCTCATTGAAAGCGCTGGGTATGGACCCGACCATTCATGACATACGCTTCGTTGAAGATAACTGGGAAAACCCGACGCTGGGTGCCTGGGGCTTGGGTTGGGAAGTGTGGCTGAACGGCATGGAAGTGACCCAGTTCACCTACTTCCAACAGGTTGGCGGCCTGGAGTGCAAGCCGGTTACCGGTGAGATCACCTACGGTTTGGAACGTCTGGCGATGTACATTCAGGGCGTGGACAGCGTTTACGATCTGGTCTGGAGCGACGGCCCGCTGGGTAAAACCACCTATGGCGATGTGTTCCATCAGAACGAAGTCGAGCAATCGACCTATAACTTTGAACACGCCGATGTCGATTTCCTGTTCAGCTGTTTTGAACAGTATGAAAAAGAAGCGCGGTATCTGCTGGCGCTGGAAAAACCGCTGCCATTACCGGCTTACGAACGCATTTTGAAAGCGGCGCACAGCTTCAACCTGCTGGATGCGCGTAAGGCGATTTCTGTTACCGAGCGCCAGCGCTACATCCTGCGTATTCGTACCCTGACCAAAGCGGTAGCGGAGGCCTATTATGCTTCCCGCGAGGCGTTGGGCTTCCCCCTGTGCAATAAAAACGTGTGCAATAAGAACGAGAGCTAA
- a CDS encoding sulfite exporter TauE/SafE family protein, with protein MAVEWILAYLSLGAVVGFMAGLLGIGGGGIMVPILTALFAAQGVQNAHLVHMALGTSMAAIVITAISSLRTHHQHQAVLWPVVLRITPAILIGTFAATWLATLLPTRALAIFFSCFMAYVSLQMVLNIKPKPQRQLPGTAGISLAGLVIGSISALVAIGGGSLTVPFLTWCNVRIQQAIGTSAAVGLPIALSGALGYMINGWSMAGLPDYSAGYVSLPAVVLISVVSYFTAPVGARLAHRLPVATLKKAFAALLLLLSLKMLQTVFMG; from the coding sequence ATGGCGGTTGAGTGGATTCTGGCCTATCTAAGTTTAGGGGCCGTGGTGGGTTTTATGGCGGGGTTATTGGGGATTGGCGGCGGCGGCATCATGGTGCCGATTCTCACCGCGCTGTTTGCCGCACAGGGCGTGCAGAATGCGCATCTGGTGCATATGGCGTTGGGGACATCAATGGCGGCGATTGTGATCACCGCCATTTCCAGCCTGCGTACTCACCATCAGCATCAGGCGGTGTTATGGCCGGTCGTATTACGCATTACTCCCGCGATTCTGATTGGCACCTTCGCCGCGACCTGGCTGGCGACGCTGTTGCCGACGCGAGCGCTGGCGATCTTTTTTTCCTGTTTTATGGCGTATGTTTCCCTGCAAATGGTGCTGAATATCAAGCCCAAGCCGCAGCGCCAATTGCCCGGTACGGCGGGAATTTCACTGGCGGGCTTGGTGATTGGCAGCATTTCCGCGCTGGTGGCGATTGGCGGCGGTTCGTTGACGGTGCCGTTCCTCACCTGGTGCAACGTGCGTATTCAGCAGGCGATCGGGACATCGGCGGCGGTGGGGTTGCCTATCGCGCTGTCCGGTGCGCTCGGCTATATGATCAACGGCTGGTCGATGGCCGGACTGCCGGATTACTCCGCCGGCTACGTTTCGCTGCCGGCGGTCGTCTTGATCTCTGTCGTTAGCTACTTCACCGCACCGGTCGGCGCGCGTCTGGCGCACCGTCTGCCGGTGGCCACGTTGAAGAAAGCGTTTGCGGCGCTGCTGCTGCTGCTCAGTTTAAAGATGCTGCAAACCGTGTTTATGGGGTAA
- a CDS encoding DNA-3-methyladenine glycosylase I yields MNRCGWVTQDVLYQDYHDNEWGKPCTDSQKLFELLCLEGQQAGLSWITVLKKRENYRRCFHQFNPERIAQMTGDDVAVLLQDSGIIRHRGKIEAIITNARAWLTLENQGEGFSHFIWSFVDHKPLINQPASPASVPSKTAISDAMSKALKKRGFTFIGSTICYAFMQAGGLVNDHTANCFCYQEAQK; encoded by the coding sequence ATGAATCGTTGCGGTTGGGTGACTCAGGATGTTCTCTATCAGGATTATCACGACAATGAATGGGGCAAACCCTGTACGGACAGCCAGAAGCTGTTTGAACTGCTTTGTCTGGAAGGCCAGCAGGCCGGATTATCGTGGATTACCGTATTGAAAAAGCGTGAAAATTACCGCCGCTGCTTTCATCAGTTTAATCCTGAGCGCATTGCCCAAATGACCGGGGACGATGTGGCCGTGTTGCTGCAAGACAGCGGTATCATCCGTCATCGTGGGAAAATCGAAGCCATTATCACCAATGCCCGCGCCTGGCTGACGCTGGAAAATCAGGGAGAGGGCTTTTCGCATTTTATCTGGTCGTTTGTCGACCATAAGCCGTTAATTAATCAACCCGCATCGCCTGCCAGTGTGCCGTCTAAAACGGCTATCTCGGATGCCATGTCAAAAGCGCTGAAAAAACGCGGCTTCACGTTTATCGGCTCCACCATTTGCTATGCCTTTATGCAAGCGGGCGGGCTGGTGAACGACCATACCGCCAACTGCTTCTGTTATCAGGAAGCCCAAAAATGA
- a CDS encoding ADP-ribosylglycohydrolase family protein: protein MPLNKKNRITGALYGQMLGDAMGMPSELWPRSRIKAHFGWIDRFLPGPEENMAACYFKTAEYTDDTAMAFALADALIAGEGKIEPVAIGKHILRWALSCNAFEKNILGPTSKPALLAIQQGTGIHELDNNGLTNGAAMRISPLGCLVPAHSLDDFIRDVELASCVTHKSDVAIAGATVIAWAVSKGIEGDSWLAIGDALPAVAKTAQEKRVTSYSASMSARIALALRTVRTAKGTEQALENVYDLIGTGAEAIESVPAAIAMVELAKTDPNRCAILCANLGGDTDTIGAMATAICGAINGIDRIAPHFKQQLEEVNQVDIEHYSGELLRLRTQREQAANT from the coding sequence ATGCCATTAAACAAAAAGAACCGTATCACGGGCGCGCTATATGGGCAGATGTTGGGTGACGCGATGGGTATGCCGTCAGAATTATGGCCGCGCTCACGCATCAAGGCGCATTTCGGCTGGATTGATCGGTTTCTGCCCGGTCCCGAAGAAAACATGGCGGCCTGTTATTTTAAAACCGCAGAGTATACCGACGACACCGCCATGGCCTTTGCTCTGGCGGATGCGCTGATCGCCGGTGAAGGCAAGATCGAACCCGTCGCTATCGGGAAACACATTCTTCGCTGGGCGCTGTCATGTAACGCTTTCGAGAAAAACATCCTTGGGCCAACGTCCAAACCGGCGCTACTGGCGATACAGCAAGGCACCGGTATTCATGAACTGGACAACAATGGGTTGACGAACGGCGCCGCCATGCGCATTTCACCGTTAGGTTGTCTGGTACCTGCGCATTCGCTGGACGATTTCATTCGTGATGTCGAACTCGCCTCCTGCGTCACGCATAAATCCGATGTCGCCATCGCGGGCGCCACCGTTATTGCCTGGGCGGTATCAAAAGGGATTGAAGGCGACTCCTGGCTGGCGATCGGCGATGCGCTTCCCGCTGTCGCAAAAACGGCGCAGGAAAAACGCGTTACCAGTTACAGCGCCTCCATGTCGGCACGCATCGCGTTGGCGTTACGCACAGTGAGAACGGCAAAGGGAACGGAACAGGCGCTAGAAAATGTTTATGATCTGATTGGTACGGGGGCGGAAGCGATTGAATCCGTTCCTGCCGCGATTGCGATGGTCGAACTGGCGAAAACCGATCCTAACCGCTGTGCCATTCTGTGCGCCAATCTTGGCGGGGACACTGACACCATCGGCGCTATGGCTACCGCAATCTGCGGCGCGATAAATGGGATTGACCGTATTGCGCCGCATTTTAAGCAGCAGTTGGAAGAGGTCAATCAGGTTGATATTGAGCATTACAGCGGTGAACTGCTGAGATTACGAACGCAGCGGGAACAAGCGGCTAACACGTGA
- the ghrB gene encoding glyoxylate/hydroxypyruvate reductase GhrB: MKPNVILYKKIPDEPRARLEQHFTVTELDNFPAANHPALAQAEGIIGASGKVDSAFLQHTPRLRAVSTISVGYDTYDVDAMSKKGVIMMHTPTVLTETVADMVLALMLACARRVVEAAERVKAGEWQRDIGSDWFGTDVHHKTLGILGMGRIGLAVAQRAHFGFNMPILYTARRHHPQAEERVNARYCDLDALLAESDFLCITLPLTAETKNLIGREQLAKMKPGAILINIGRGAVVDENALIDALSNGTIRAAGLDVFVKEPLPTDSPLLNLPNVVAVPHIGSATHDTRYDMAVCAVDNLIAALTGTVKENCVNPQVLK, encoded by the coding sequence ATGAAACCTAACGTCATTCTGTATAAAAAAATTCCTGATGAGCCGCGCGCCCGCCTGGAACAACACTTCACCGTCACCGAACTTGACAACTTTCCCGCAGCGAATCATCCCGCACTGGCACAGGCGGAAGGAATTATCGGCGCTAGTGGTAAAGTGGATAGCGCTTTTCTGCAACACACGCCGCGCTTGCGCGCCGTCTCCACCATCTCCGTCGGTTATGACACCTATGATGTGGATGCCATGAGTAAAAAAGGCGTCATCATGATGCATACGCCGACCGTATTGACGGAAACCGTGGCCGATATGGTACTGGCTCTGATGCTGGCCTGCGCCCGCCGGGTGGTGGAAGCGGCGGAACGCGTCAAGGCGGGCGAATGGCAGCGAGATATCGGCAGCGACTGGTTCGGCACCGACGTTCATCATAAAACCCTGGGTATCCTCGGCATGGGACGCATCGGTCTGGCCGTGGCGCAGCGGGCGCATTTTGGCTTCAACATGCCGATTCTCTACACCGCGCGCCGTCACCATCCCCAAGCGGAAGAACGCGTTAACGCGCGCTATTGCGATCTGGATGCGCTGCTCGCCGAATCAGATTTCCTGTGCATTACTCTGCCGCTGACCGCGGAAACGAAAAACCTGATCGGCCGTGAGCAACTGGCTAAAATGAAGCCTGGCGCGATCCTGATTAACATTGGCCGCGGCGCGGTGGTGGATGAAAACGCCCTGATCGACGCGCTCAGCAACGGAACGATCCGCGCCGCCGGTCTGGACGTGTTCGTCAAAGAGCCGCTGCCGACGGATTCACCGCTGTTAAACCTGCCCAACGTAGTGGCGGTGCCTCACATCGGTTCCGCCACTCATGACACTCGCTATGATATGGCGGTCTGTGCCGTGGATAATCTGATTGCCGCCTTAACCGGTACGGTAAAAGAAAACTGCGTTAACCCGCAGGTGCTGAAATAA
- a CDS encoding aldose 1-epimerase family protein, translated as MKKLLVMGIALTLTSWQLSARTFVLTDAESSVEKGNWQISSDAMKIADQRFSIEQTVLHGGRQEGSKIITITSQNGLKIVLSPSRGMDLLHVTGKNIRLGWDSPVNEVVNPNTINLESRNGAGWLEGFNEMMVRCGYEWTGHPVVDNGMMYTLHGRAGNTPASKVVVDVSENAPYQITVRGLLKENSFKKSNLETWTELRYVPGSESFTVHDVLTNKADYARDYQIIYHSNFGTPILEEGARFIAPVKEISPFNDYAKAGLKTWQTYQGPTKDFDEMVFNLTPYADKQGKTLAALVNRAGDKGVSIEFDTRQLPLLTLWKNTDTVKQGYVTGIEPGTNYAYPVTIEREQGRVKQLQPGQSTVFELTYNLLSSADAVKAASKKVQEIQGDNKTTLTEKPIAVE; from the coding sequence ATGAAAAAATTACTGGTGATGGGGATTGCATTGACGCTGACTTCATGGCAGTTGTCCGCCCGGACGTTCGTGCTGACGGATGCTGAAAGCAGCGTGGAGAAGGGAAACTGGCAAATCAGCAGTGACGCCATGAAGATCGCGGATCAGCGCTTCAGCATTGAGCAGACGGTTCTGCACGGCGGACGTCAGGAAGGCAGCAAAATCATTACGATTACGAGCCAGAATGGGTTGAAAATTGTACTCAGCCCCAGCCGCGGCATGGATTTGCTGCACGTGACAGGCAAAAACATTCGTCTGGGATGGGATTCGCCGGTGAATGAGGTGGTCAACCCGAATACCATCAATCTGGAAAGCCGTAACGGGGCGGGCTGGCTGGAAGGCTTTAACGAAATGATGGTGCGTTGCGGCTATGAATGGACCGGTCATCCCGTTGTGGACAACGGCATGATGTATACGCTGCATGGCCGCGCCGGGAATACGCCGGCATCGAAAGTGGTAGTGGACGTCAGTGAAAATGCGCCTTACCAGATCACGGTGCGCGGTCTGCTGAAGGAGAACAGCTTCAAGAAATCCAATCTGGAAACCTGGACCGAGCTGCGTTACGTCCCCGGCAGCGAATCATTTACGGTGCATGACGTGCTGACCAATAAAGCGGACTATGCCCGCGATTATCAGATTATCTACCACAGTAATTTCGGTACGCCGATTCTTGAAGAGGGCGCGCGGTTTATTGCGCCGGTAAAAGAAATTTCCCCCTTTAACGATTACGCCAAAGCGGGACTGAAAACGTGGCAAACGTATCAAGGCCCCACCAAAGACTTCGACGAGATGGTCTTCAACCTGACGCCGTATGCCGATAAACAGGGCAAGACGCTGGCGGCGCTGGTAAACCGCGCGGGCGACAAAGGCGTATCGATTGAGTTTGATACCCGCCAACTGCCGCTGCTCACACTGTGGAAAAACACCGATACCGTGAAGCAGGGCTATGTCACCGGCATTGAGCCGGGAACCAACTACGCCTATCCGGTGACCATTGAGCGGGAGCAAGGGCGGGTAAAACAGCTTCAGCCGGGACAAAGTACGGTTTTTGAGCTGACCTACAATTTGTTGAGCAGCGCGGACGCGGTTAAAGCGGCATCTAAAAAAGTACAGGAAATTCAGGGTGATAATAAAACAACGCTGACAGAAAAGCCGATCGCGGTTGAGTGA
- a CDS encoding valine--pyruvate transaminase translates to MNFSLFGNKFTRHAGITQLMDDLNEGLRTPGAIMLGGGNPAHIPAMDNYFQQLCQDLLEQGKLTDALCNYDGPQGKNALLDALAELLRDELGWMIGPQNIALTNGSQSAFFYLSNLFAGRHADGSLRKVLFPLAPEYIGYADSGLAENMFLSVRPQIALLPEGQFKYHVDFNHLSISNDVGLICVSRPTNPTGNVLTDDELMRLDILARQHNIPLLIDNAYGVPFPGIIFSEATPLWNPNIILCMSLSKLGLPGSRCGIVIANEKVISAIANMNGIISLSPGTVGPALALEMIRRGDLLRLSNEVVRPYYQRRVSETIATIRRYLSPEQCLIHKPEGAIFLWLWFKDLPVTTEVLYQRLKKRGVLMVPGHYFFPGLEQAWPHAHQCLRMNYVPEPDKVERGIAILAEEVERAMAQG, encoded by the coding sequence ATGAACTTCTCTCTTTTCGGCAATAAATTCACCCGTCATGCTGGCATTACCCAGCTCATGGACGATCTTAACGAGGGGCTCCGCACACCGGGAGCCATCATGTTGGGGGGCGGTAACCCGGCGCACATTCCAGCGATGGATAACTATTTCCAACAACTCTGCCAGGACCTGCTGGAACAAGGGAAATTGACGGATGCGCTCTGTAATTACGACGGCCCGCAGGGGAAAAATGCGCTGCTCGACGCGTTGGCTGAGCTGTTGCGGGATGAATTAGGTTGGATGATCGGACCACAGAATATTGCGCTGACCAATGGCAGCCAGAGTGCGTTTTTCTACTTATCGAATCTGTTTGCCGGCCGTCACGCCGATGGCAGTCTGAGAAAAGTGCTGTTTCCGTTGGCGCCGGAGTATATCGGCTACGCCGATTCCGGGCTGGCTGAAAACATGTTTCTGTCCGTGCGTCCGCAAATTGCGCTGCTACCGGAAGGACAGTTCAAGTACCATGTGGATTTCAATCATCTGTCGATCAGCAACGATGTGGGGCTGATCTGCGTGTCGCGCCCAACCAACCCGACCGGCAACGTGCTGACGGATGACGAGCTGATGCGTCTCGATATTCTGGCGCGGCAGCACAATATTCCGCTGCTGATCGACAACGCCTATGGCGTGCCCTTCCCCGGCATTATTTTCAGCGAGGCCACCCCACTGTGGAACCCCAACATTATCCTGTGTATGAGCTTGTCCAAACTGGGGCTTCCCGGTTCACGTTGCGGCATTGTGATTGCCAATGAAAAGGTCATTTCAGCCATTGCCAACATGAACGGCATCATCAGCCTGTCTCCCGGCACGGTAGGACCGGCGCTGGCGCTGGAAATGATCCGGCGCGGCGATTTGCTGCGGCTGTCCAACGAGGTGGTTCGACCGTACTACCAGCGGCGCGTCAGCGAAACCATCGCCACCATCCGGCGTTACCTCTCTCCCGAACAGTGTCTGATCCACAAACCCGAAGGGGCGATTTTCCTGTGGCTGTGGTTCAAAGATCTGCCGGTCACGACGGAAGTGCTGTATCAGCGGCTGAAAAAACGCGGCGTGCTGATGGTGCCGGGCCACTATTTCTTCCCCGGTCTGGAACAGGCATGGCCGCACGCCCATCAGTGCCTGCGAATGAACTACGTGCCGGAGCCGGACAAGGTTGAACGCGGGATTGCGATTTTGGCGGAGGAAGTGGAGAGGGCGATGGCGCAGGGGTGA